The following are from one region of the Deltaproteobacteria bacterium genome:
- a CDS encoding MaoC family dehydratase N-terminal domain-containing protein, translating into MPLTFDKKIIGNEFDHTVFRPVTAAQLREYAEAVGETNPRYTTASDAELVGAPTFVVALRGKHFMPSNMPNLGRNGFDAGKDIDFGAPVRVGDVLTASSTVHDIYEKTGRTGSMVFLVLRSVITNQHGESVATIDQKMMFR; encoded by the coding sequence ATGCCGCTCACCTTCGACAAGAAAATCATCGGCAACGAGTTTGACCACACGGTTTTCAGGCCGGTGACCGCCGCGCAGCTGCGCGAGTACGCGGAAGCGGTGGGCGAAACCAATCCGCGCTACACGACCGCGAGCGACGCCGAGCTGGTTGGCGCGCCGACGTTCGTCGTCGCGCTGCGCGGCAAGCACTTCATGCCGTCCAACATGCCGAACCTCGGGCGCAACGGCTTCGATGCCGGCAAAGACATCGACTTCGGCGCTCCGGTGCGCGTCGGCGACGTGCTGACCGCGTCGAGCACGGTGCATGACATCTACGAGAAGACCGGTCGCACCGGCAGCATGGTGTTCCTCGTCTTGCGCTCGGTCATCACCAATCAACACGGCGAGTCGGTGGCCACCATCGATCAGAAGATGATGTTTCGATGA
- a CDS encoding PHP domain-containing protein: MILDLHTHSEASEDSRAPVETYLKWLQRKRAEVPIDGLVLTEHRQWNPDTDYRALEDQYGCLILRGAEVETDYGHVLVYGVNDDITHRFDFTNVRLNARELIPAVSEMGGLALPCHPGRPTIGLCEHYETKGPIDGVVAVEALNGGSRRGENERVQAIIDRYGYKSFGGSDSHLVSFIGICATEFDRDIRSIDDLVHELRHGSYRPIDFRANLARKAS; encoded by the coding sequence ATGATTCTCGATCTCCACACCCACTCCGAAGCATCCGAGGACAGCCGCGCTCCGGTCGAAACCTATCTCAAGTGGCTGCAGCGCAAGCGCGCCGAGGTGCCGATCGACGGTCTCGTGCTCACCGAACACCGGCAGTGGAATCCCGACACCGATTATCGCGCGCTCGAAGACCAGTATGGCTGTTTGATCCTACGCGGCGCCGAGGTCGAGACCGACTACGGCCACGTGTTGGTGTACGGCGTCAACGACGACATCACGCACCGTTTTGATTTCACCAACGTGCGGCTGAACGCGCGCGAACTCATCCCCGCGGTGAGCGAGATGGGCGGTCTCGCCCTGCCCTGCCATCCGGGTCGACCGACCATCGGCTTGTGCGAACACTATGAAACCAAGGGACCGATCGATGGTGTCGTCGCCGTCGAGGCGCTCAACGGCGGCAGCCGGCGCGGTGAGAACGAACGGGTGCAAGCGATCATCGACCGCTACGGCTACAAATCGTTCGGCGGCAGTGACTCGCATCTGGTCAGCTTCATCGGCATCTGCGCCACCGAGTTCGACCGCGACATCCGCTCTATAGATGATCTGGTCCACGAGCTGCGCCACGGCTCGTATCGCCCGATCGACTTCCGCGCCAACCTAGCCCGAAAAGCGTCATAG
- a CDS encoding Zn-ribbon domain-containing OB-fold protein — MAEKKYAKPLPRIDEESKGFWEACQRHELRVQKCHDCGAFRYYPRALCPHCLSDRTEWVLSSGRGTVYTFTVTHQNQAPGFRDALPYVMAYVELDEGVRMLTNIVDCDPAQVKIGMPVQVIFEDVTPEVTIPKFKPL, encoded by the coding sequence ATGGCTGAGAAGAAATACGCGAAGCCGCTGCCACGCATCGACGAAGAGTCGAAGGGATTCTGGGAAGCCTGTCAGCGCCACGAGTTGCGGGTGCAAAAGTGTCACGACTGCGGCGCCTTCCGCTACTATCCGCGCGCGCTCTGCCCGCACTGCCTGTCCGATCGCACCGAGTGGGTACTTTCGTCCGGGCGGGGCACGGTGTACACCTTTACCGTGACGCATCAGAACCAAGCCCCCGGCTTTCGCGACGCGCTGCCGTACGTGATGGCATACGTCGAACTCGACGAAGGCGTGCGCATGCTGACCAACATCGTCGACTGCGATCCGGCGCAGGTGAAGATCGGCATGCCCGTGCAAGTCATCTTCGAAGACGTGACACCCGAAGTCACCATCCCAAAGTTCAAACCCCTCTGA